In the Brachyhypopomus gauderio isolate BG-103 chromosome 4, BGAUD_0.2, whole genome shotgun sequence genome, one interval contains:
- the cpap gene encoding centrosomal P4.1-associated protein isoform X2: MSSPAGLQPHFLSRWMPSSSRAGVILDGSPVEVGSVRSSCASPGLEASVDDSFCSHFAPLPVSRSSSCVSVDSDVPKETSTDAETEPSHLEMDSFSNILGNAQEFPLIEKLEQLKQLQQRMQAELKSHQLNQLHKLQNDQQTLMGMVQTAAGEHGHGNRPCCKPEVLRPLQETPLLFHAQHADQLPDEVEKKLESSVWSLEQSDAQTSSRQDDDNDEDPSEKSHQSITEDQSFNAKGPVAQDRPITSGDSGKTFEEILEEQLKLENERLSKSAPAVPVKVKRPFLKRGEGLSRFTRGKAPAPATHTTHSSTKPTPCLDPPPPQGRVVRFHQSSEPKRLPPKSSNSTNVVIQRKTAVMNKENLPQNKISVTAAKGLAKAHVLGANRGCMSKSVVKSDPQQITTCATMVDITKGKPSEQIRDTRAPRMCAAENSFEVWLTERGERWDRDHRRERAELGEFELLEKVADEFSFSSNSSFINNLLCGDHRRLSSTPVKPPLQPTLRGRCHSDAASPVQPRAGKVDGPAAPPVGAVEEMMKPAGVTSECSEDEEDKMWEESNTPSRSSTESQRPVTGPNQPFNHCFQVFAPPYDKHSYQDREGASNSEVEEENEDHTLVGIGGQVEFDDDDTWNEPDDLTCSSSKMDSQPDRALKRKVVGSKEMDSDGPVAHGPEDPPSCQLVAKLFPALKPKPCSRPLVQDAEDINGEGGAGRSRLLRERLVELETEIERFRRENAALIRLRQENQDVRESLRKERVEFQQKMADETAKWEEFKREEGRKLQRDRKLFEKHAAAVRARPDKQERDEIQTLKQQLNAAQDDLRKREARWTSNHSRLRQQLDALSTENAALRDQVRTLEKLRLSAWKTAEGEREKEKERGRSNVHGSTGAPRTKSKSPSCSVTSTLPQSKTRRQSPDIPSASVSSIQQKERCPPATPDQMTEQLIGPERRCQDSQPIKNSTHFSELSSVGVAEQSEMEQEEISHTDGKIEKVLPDGGRLIVFPNGTRKELSADGLSVKVTFFNGDIKHVMPDQRVIYYYAGAQTTHTTYPDGMEVLQFPNNQIEKHFPDGRKEITFPDQTVKTLYPDGREESVLTDGTIIQQNPDGSKEIQFNTGQRELHTADFKRRQYPDGTVKTVYADGRQETCYPGGRVRLKDQQGHVVMDTKA, encoded by the exons ATGTCCTCTCCAGCTGGGCTACAGCCTCACTTCCTCTCTCGATGGATGCCGAGCAGCTCCCGGGCCGGAGTCATCCTGGACGGGTCCCCGGTGGAGGTGGGATCTGTCCGGAGCAGCTGCGCTTCTCCAGGTCTGGAGGCGTCTGTGGATGACTCCTTCTGCTCCCACTTCGCACCCCTGCCTGTGTCCCGCAGTAGCAGCTGTGTTAGTGTAGACTCGGACGTGCCAAAAGAGACCTCGACAGACGCGGAGACCGAACCTTCCCACCTCGAAATGGACAGTTTTTCTAATATTTTGGGAAACGCACAAGAGTTTCCGCTGATTGAAAAGCTCGAACAG CTAAAGCAGTTACAGCAGCGCATGCAAGCAGAGCTAAAATCACATCAGCTGAACCAGCTTCATAAACTCCAAAACGACCAGCAGACACTCATGGGAATGGTCCAGACAGCTGCAG GAGAACACGGCCATGGAAACCGGCCATGCTGCAAACCCGAAGTGTTGCGGCCACTCCAAGAAACGCCTCTGCTGTTTCACGCCCAGCACGCAGACCAGCTGCCAGACGAAGTGGAAAAGAAACTTG AGTCAAGTGTGTGGAGTCTTGAACAAAGTGATGCACAGACAAGTTCTAGGCAAGACGACGACAACGATGAAGATCCTAGTGAAAAATCACACCAGTCTATCACTGAGGACCAAAGTTTTAACGCAAAAGGACCAGTGGCACAGGACAG GCCAATCACATCAGGCGACAGTGGGAAGACATTTGAAGAGATCCTGGAGGAGCAACTCAAGCTGGAGAATGAGAGGTTAAGCAAG AGTGCTCCCGCTGTGCCAGTGAAGGTGAAGAGGCCGTTTCTGAAGCGAGGGGAAGGGTTGTCCAGGTTCACCAGAGGCAAAGCCCCAgcacctgccacacacacaactcattCAAGCACCAAACCCACTCCATGCCTtgaccctccaccccctcaggGCCGTGTCGTTAGATTCCACCAGAGCTCCGAGCCAAAGAGGCTTCCTCCCAAATCTTCAAACTCAACTAATGTAGTGATCCAGCGTAAGACAGCTGTGATGAACAAGGAGAACCTCCCACAGAACAAGATTTCAGTAACGGCAGCCAAAGGTCTAGCTAAAGCTCACGTTCTTGGGGCCAACCGGGGATGTATGAGCAAGAGCGTTGTGAAGTCTGACCCTCAGCAGATCACCACCTGTGCCACCATGGTTGACATCACTAAAGGAAAGCCATCTGAACAAATTCGGGACACGCGCGCTCCAAGAATGTGTGCGGCGGAGAACTCCTTCGAGGTGTGGCTCACAGAACGCGGCGAGCGCTGGGATCGGGACCATCGGCGCGAGCGTGCGGAGCTCGGCGAGTTCGAGTTGCTGGAGAAGGTGGCAGACGAGTTCTCCTTCTCTAGCAACTCCTCCTTCATCAACAACCTCCTGTGCGGAGATCATAGGCGCCTCTCCTCCACACCGGTTAAGCCCCCGCTGCAGCCAACATTACGAGGCCGCTGTCACAGCGATGCAGCTAGCCCGGTGCAGCCGAGGGCTGGGAAGGTTGATGGTCCCGCAGCCCCTCCTGTAGGTGCGGTGGAGGAGATGATGAAGCCTGCCGGGGTGACAAGCGAGTGCTCTGAAGACGAGGAGGACAAGATGTGGGAAGAGTCAAACACTCCATCGCGGAGCAGCACAGAGTCCCAGCGTCCTGTTACTGGACCAAATCAACCTTTCAACCACTGCTTCCAAGTGTTTGCGCCTCCTTATGATAAACACTCTTACCAGGACAGAGAGGGAGCTAGCAATTCAGAGGTAGAAGAGGAAAACGAAGATCATACACTAGTGGGTATCGGAGGTCAGGTGGAGTTTGACGATGACGACACTTGGAACGAGCCTGACGATTTAACCTGCAGTTCTTCTAAGATGGACAGTCAGCCTGACCGGGCCCTGAAGAGGAAGGTTGTAGGATCAAAGGAGATGGATTCTGACGGCCCAGTGGCCCATGGGCCAGAAGATCCACCTTCATGCCAGTTGGTAGCTAAGCTGTTCCCAGCTCTGAAGCCCAAACCCTGCTCTCGTCCCCTCGTGCAAGATGCAGAGGACATTAACGGCGAAGGAGGAGCAG GACGGTCAAGGTTACTCCGTGAGCGGTTAGTGGAGCTTGAGACCGAGATCGAACGCTTCCGGAGAGAAAATGCAGCCTTGATCCGCCTCAGACAGGAAAACCAGGATGTCAGAGAAAGCTTGCG GAAGGAGAGAGTCGAGTTCCAGCAGAAGATGGCGGATGAGACTGCCAAATGGGAGGAGTTCAAGCGTGAGGAAGGCCGTAAGCTGCAGCGGGACAGGAAGCTGTTTGAGAAGCACGCCGCAGCCGTCAGGGCCAGGCCTGATAAACAAGAGCGAGATGAGATACAG ACGCTGAAGCAGCAGCTCAATGCTGCACAGGACGATTTACGAAAACGAGAGGCTCGGTGGACCAGCAACCACAGCCGCCTCAGGCAGCAGCTGGACGCCCTCAGCACAGAGAACGCTGCTCTCAGAGACCAGGTGCGCACGCTTGAGAAACTTCGCCTCAGTGCTTGGAAAACTGCAGAGGGTGAACGGGAAAAAGAGAAGGAACGGGGCCGGTCCAACGTACACGGCAGTACCGGAGCCCCTAGGACAAAATCCAAG AGTCCCTCTTGCAGTGTCACGAGCACCCTGCCTCAGAGCAAGACCAGGAGGCAAAGTCCAGACATTCCAT CTGCTTCTGTCTCGAGCATCCAGCAAAAGGAGCGATGCCCACCTGCCACTCCAGACCAAATGACTGAACAACTGATTGGTCCTGAGAGAAGATGCCAGGATTCCCAGCCAATCAAAAACTCCACCCACTTCTCA GAATTGTCCAGTGTAGGAGTTGCAGAACAGTCAGAGATGGAGCAGGAAgagatctcacacacagacgGCAAG ATTGAGAAGGTCCTTCCTGATGGAGGGCGACTTATCGTTTTCCCCAACGGCACACGCAAAGAGCTGTCTGCTGACGGACTGTCCGTCAAAGTCACTTTTTTCAATGGAGATATCAAACACGTTATGCCAGATCAAAGAGTG ATTTATTACTATGCAGGGGCgcagaccacacacaccacatacccaGATGGTATGGAAGTGCTTCAGTTCCCAAACAACCAAATAG AAAAACACTTCCCCGATGGCCGTAAGGAAATCACATTCCCAGATCAGACCGTTAAGACTCTCTACCCTGATGGCAGGGAGGAGAGTGTCCTCACAGATGGCACAATAATACAGCAAAACCC CGACGGTAGCAAGGAGATCCAGTTCAACACGGGCCAACGCGAGCTGCACACCGCAGACTTTAAAAGACGTCAATATCCCGACGGCACCGTTAAAACCGTCTACGCCGACGGGCGGCAGGAGACGTGCTACCCCGGTGGGCGCGTGCGGCTCAAAGACCAACAAGGACACGTCGTCATGGACACGAAGGCCTGA
- the cpap gene encoding centrosomal P4.1-associated protein isoform X3 has product MSSPAGLQPHFLSRWMPSSSRAGVILDGSPVEVGSVRSSCASPGLEASVDDSFCSHFAPLPVSRSSSCVSVDSDVPKETSTDAETEPSHLEMDSFSNILGNAQEFPLIEKLEQLKQLQQRMQAELKSHQLNQLHKLQNDQQTLMGMVQTAAEHGHGNRPCCKPEVLRPLQETPLLFHAQHADQLPDEVEKKLESSVWSLEQSDAQTSSRQDDDNDEDPSEKSHQSITEDQSFNAKGPVAQDRPITSGDSGKTFEEILEEQLKLENERLSKSAPAVPVKVKRPFLKRGEGLSRFTRGKAPAPATHTTHSSTKPTPCLDPPPPQGRVVRFHQSSEPKRLPPKSSNSTNVVIQRKTAVMNKENLPQNKISVTAAKGLAKAHVLGANRGCMSKSVVKSDPQQITTCATMVDITKGKPSEQIRDTRAPRMCAAENSFEVWLTERGERWDRDHRRERAELGEFELLEKVADEFSFSSNSSFINNLLCGDHRRLSSTPVKPPLQPTLRGRCHSDAASPVQPRAGKVDGPAAPPVGAVEEMMKPAGVTSECSEDEEDKMWEESNTPSRSSTESQRPVTGPNQPFNHCFQVFAPPYDKHSYQDREGASNSEVEEENEDHTLVGIGGQVEFDDDDTWNEPDDLTCSSSKMDSQPDRALKRKVVGSKEMDSDGPVAHGPEDPPSCQLVAKLFPALKPKPCSRPLVQDAEDINGEGGAGRSRLLRERLVELETEIERFRRENAALIRLRQENQDVRESLRKERVEFQQKMADETAKWEEFKREEGRKLQRDRKLFEKHAAAVRARPDKQERDEIQTLKQQLNAAQDDLRKREARWTSNHSRLRQQLDALSTENAALRDQVRTLEKLRLSAWKTAEGEREKEKERGRSNVHGSTGAPRTKSKSPSCSVTSTLPQSKTRRQSPDIPSASVSSIQQKERCPPATPDQMTEQLIGPERRCQDSQPIKNSTHFSELSSVGVAEQSEMEQEEISHTDGKIEKVLPDGGRLIVFPNGTRKELSADGLSVKVTFFNGDIKHVMPDQRVIYYYAGAQTTHTTYPDGMEVLQFPNNQIEKHFPDGRKEITFPDQTVKTLYPDGREESVLTDGTIIQQNPDGSKEIQFNTGQRELHTADFKRRQYPDGTVKTVYADGRQETCYPGGRVRLKDQQGHVVMDTKA; this is encoded by the exons ATGTCCTCTCCAGCTGGGCTACAGCCTCACTTCCTCTCTCGATGGATGCCGAGCAGCTCCCGGGCCGGAGTCATCCTGGACGGGTCCCCGGTGGAGGTGGGATCTGTCCGGAGCAGCTGCGCTTCTCCAGGTCTGGAGGCGTCTGTGGATGACTCCTTCTGCTCCCACTTCGCACCCCTGCCTGTGTCCCGCAGTAGCAGCTGTGTTAGTGTAGACTCGGACGTGCCAAAAGAGACCTCGACAGACGCGGAGACCGAACCTTCCCACCTCGAAATGGACAGTTTTTCTAATATTTTGGGAAACGCACAAGAGTTTCCGCTGATTGAAAAGCTCGAACAG CTAAAGCAGTTACAGCAGCGCATGCAAGCAGAGCTAAAATCACATCAGCTGAACCAGCTTCATAAACTCCAAAACGACCAGCAGACACTCATGGGAATGGTCCAGACAGCTGCAG AACACGGCCATGGAAACCGGCCATGCTGCAAACCCGAAGTGTTGCGGCCACTCCAAGAAACGCCTCTGCTGTTTCACGCCCAGCACGCAGACCAGCTGCCAGACGAAGTGGAAAAGAAACTTG AGTCAAGTGTGTGGAGTCTTGAACAAAGTGATGCACAGACAAGTTCTAGGCAAGACGACGACAACGATGAAGATCCTAGTGAAAAATCACACCAGTCTATCACTGAGGACCAAAGTTTTAACGCAAAAGGACCAGTGGCACAGGACAG GCCAATCACATCAGGCGACAGTGGGAAGACATTTGAAGAGATCCTGGAGGAGCAACTCAAGCTGGAGAATGAGAGGTTAAGCAAG AGTGCTCCCGCTGTGCCAGTGAAGGTGAAGAGGCCGTTTCTGAAGCGAGGGGAAGGGTTGTCCAGGTTCACCAGAGGCAAAGCCCCAgcacctgccacacacacaactcattCAAGCACCAAACCCACTCCATGCCTtgaccctccaccccctcaggGCCGTGTCGTTAGATTCCACCAGAGCTCCGAGCCAAAGAGGCTTCCTCCCAAATCTTCAAACTCAACTAATGTAGTGATCCAGCGTAAGACAGCTGTGATGAACAAGGAGAACCTCCCACAGAACAAGATTTCAGTAACGGCAGCCAAAGGTCTAGCTAAAGCTCACGTTCTTGGGGCCAACCGGGGATGTATGAGCAAGAGCGTTGTGAAGTCTGACCCTCAGCAGATCACCACCTGTGCCACCATGGTTGACATCACTAAAGGAAAGCCATCTGAACAAATTCGGGACACGCGCGCTCCAAGAATGTGTGCGGCGGAGAACTCCTTCGAGGTGTGGCTCACAGAACGCGGCGAGCGCTGGGATCGGGACCATCGGCGCGAGCGTGCGGAGCTCGGCGAGTTCGAGTTGCTGGAGAAGGTGGCAGACGAGTTCTCCTTCTCTAGCAACTCCTCCTTCATCAACAACCTCCTGTGCGGAGATCATAGGCGCCTCTCCTCCACACCGGTTAAGCCCCCGCTGCAGCCAACATTACGAGGCCGCTGTCACAGCGATGCAGCTAGCCCGGTGCAGCCGAGGGCTGGGAAGGTTGATGGTCCCGCAGCCCCTCCTGTAGGTGCGGTGGAGGAGATGATGAAGCCTGCCGGGGTGACAAGCGAGTGCTCTGAAGACGAGGAGGACAAGATGTGGGAAGAGTCAAACACTCCATCGCGGAGCAGCACAGAGTCCCAGCGTCCTGTTACTGGACCAAATCAACCTTTCAACCACTGCTTCCAAGTGTTTGCGCCTCCTTATGATAAACACTCTTACCAGGACAGAGAGGGAGCTAGCAATTCAGAGGTAGAAGAGGAAAACGAAGATCATACACTAGTGGGTATCGGAGGTCAGGTGGAGTTTGACGATGACGACACTTGGAACGAGCCTGACGATTTAACCTGCAGTTCTTCTAAGATGGACAGTCAGCCTGACCGGGCCCTGAAGAGGAAGGTTGTAGGATCAAAGGAGATGGATTCTGACGGCCCAGTGGCCCATGGGCCAGAAGATCCACCTTCATGCCAGTTGGTAGCTAAGCTGTTCCCAGCTCTGAAGCCCAAACCCTGCTCTCGTCCCCTCGTGCAAGATGCAGAGGACATTAACGGCGAAGGAGGAGCAG GACGGTCAAGGTTACTCCGTGAGCGGTTAGTGGAGCTTGAGACCGAGATCGAACGCTTCCGGAGAGAAAATGCAGCCTTGATCCGCCTCAGACAGGAAAACCAGGATGTCAGAGAAAGCTTGCG GAAGGAGAGAGTCGAGTTCCAGCAGAAGATGGCGGATGAGACTGCCAAATGGGAGGAGTTCAAGCGTGAGGAAGGCCGTAAGCTGCAGCGGGACAGGAAGCTGTTTGAGAAGCACGCCGCAGCCGTCAGGGCCAGGCCTGATAAACAAGAGCGAGATGAGATACAG ACGCTGAAGCAGCAGCTCAATGCTGCACAGGACGATTTACGAAAACGAGAGGCTCGGTGGACCAGCAACCACAGCCGCCTCAGGCAGCAGCTGGACGCCCTCAGCACAGAGAACGCTGCTCTCAGAGACCAGGTGCGCACGCTTGAGAAACTTCGCCTCAGTGCTTGGAAAACTGCAGAGGGTGAACGGGAAAAAGAGAAGGAACGGGGCCGGTCCAACGTACACGGCAGTACCGGAGCCCCTAGGACAAAATCCAAG AGTCCCTCTTGCAGTGTCACGAGCACCCTGCCTCAGAGCAAGACCAGGAGGCAAAGTCCAGACATTCCAT CTGCTTCTGTCTCGAGCATCCAGCAAAAGGAGCGATGCCCACCTGCCACTCCAGACCAAATGACTGAACAACTGATTGGTCCTGAGAGAAGATGCCAGGATTCCCAGCCAATCAAAAACTCCACCCACTTCTCA GAATTGTCCAGTGTAGGAGTTGCAGAACAGTCAGAGATGGAGCAGGAAgagatctcacacacagacgGCAAG ATTGAGAAGGTCCTTCCTGATGGAGGGCGACTTATCGTTTTCCCCAACGGCACACGCAAAGAGCTGTCTGCTGACGGACTGTCCGTCAAAGTCACTTTTTTCAATGGAGATATCAAACACGTTATGCCAGATCAAAGAGTG ATTTATTACTATGCAGGGGCgcagaccacacacaccacatacccaGATGGTATGGAAGTGCTTCAGTTCCCAAACAACCAAATAG AAAAACACTTCCCCGATGGCCGTAAGGAAATCACATTCCCAGATCAGACCGTTAAGACTCTCTACCCTGATGGCAGGGAGGAGAGTGTCCTCACAGATGGCACAATAATACAGCAAAACCC CGACGGTAGCAAGGAGATCCAGTTCAACACGGGCCAACGCGAGCTGCACACCGCAGACTTTAAAAGACGTCAATATCCCGACGGCACCGTTAAAACCGTCTACGCCGACGGGCGGCAGGAGACGTGCTACCCCGGTGGGCGCGTGCGGCTCAAAGACCAACAAGGACACGTCGTCATGGACACGAAGGCCTGA
- the cpap gene encoding centrosomal P4.1-associated protein isoform X1, which produces MSSPAGLQPHFLSRWMPSSSRAGVILDGSPVEVGSVRSSCASPGLEASVDDSFCSHFAPLPVSRSSSCVSVDSDVPKETSTDAETEPSHLEMDSFSNILGNAQEFPLIEKLEQLKQLQQRMQAELKSHQLNQLHKLQNDQQTLMGMVQTAAVSAHLCSGEHGHGNRPCCKPEVLRPLQETPLLFHAQHADQLPDEVEKKLESSVWSLEQSDAQTSSRQDDDNDEDPSEKSHQSITEDQSFNAKGPVAQDRPITSGDSGKTFEEILEEQLKLENERLSKSAPAVPVKVKRPFLKRGEGLSRFTRGKAPAPATHTTHSSTKPTPCLDPPPPQGRVVRFHQSSEPKRLPPKSSNSTNVVIQRKTAVMNKENLPQNKISVTAAKGLAKAHVLGANRGCMSKSVVKSDPQQITTCATMVDITKGKPSEQIRDTRAPRMCAAENSFEVWLTERGERWDRDHRRERAELGEFELLEKVADEFSFSSNSSFINNLLCGDHRRLSSTPVKPPLQPTLRGRCHSDAASPVQPRAGKVDGPAAPPVGAVEEMMKPAGVTSECSEDEEDKMWEESNTPSRSSTESQRPVTGPNQPFNHCFQVFAPPYDKHSYQDREGASNSEVEEENEDHTLVGIGGQVEFDDDDTWNEPDDLTCSSSKMDSQPDRALKRKVVGSKEMDSDGPVAHGPEDPPSCQLVAKLFPALKPKPCSRPLVQDAEDINGEGGAGRSRLLRERLVELETEIERFRRENAALIRLRQENQDVRESLRKERVEFQQKMADETAKWEEFKREEGRKLQRDRKLFEKHAAAVRARPDKQERDEIQTLKQQLNAAQDDLRKREARWTSNHSRLRQQLDALSTENAALRDQVRTLEKLRLSAWKTAEGEREKEKERGRSNVHGSTGAPRTKSKSPSCSVTSTLPQSKTRRQSPDIPSASVSSIQQKERCPPATPDQMTEQLIGPERRCQDSQPIKNSTHFSELSSVGVAEQSEMEQEEISHTDGKIEKVLPDGGRLIVFPNGTRKELSADGLSVKVTFFNGDIKHVMPDQRVIYYYAGAQTTHTTYPDGMEVLQFPNNQIEKHFPDGRKEITFPDQTVKTLYPDGREESVLTDGTIIQQNPDGSKEIQFNTGQRELHTADFKRRQYPDGTVKTVYADGRQETCYPGGRVRLKDQQGHVVMDTKA; this is translated from the exons ATGTCCTCTCCAGCTGGGCTACAGCCTCACTTCCTCTCTCGATGGATGCCGAGCAGCTCCCGGGCCGGAGTCATCCTGGACGGGTCCCCGGTGGAGGTGGGATCTGTCCGGAGCAGCTGCGCTTCTCCAGGTCTGGAGGCGTCTGTGGATGACTCCTTCTGCTCCCACTTCGCACCCCTGCCTGTGTCCCGCAGTAGCAGCTGTGTTAGTGTAGACTCGGACGTGCCAAAAGAGACCTCGACAGACGCGGAGACCGAACCTTCCCACCTCGAAATGGACAGTTTTTCTAATATTTTGGGAAACGCACAAGAGTTTCCGCTGATTGAAAAGCTCGAACAG CTAAAGCAGTTACAGCAGCGCATGCAAGCAGAGCTAAAATCACATCAGCTGAACCAGCTTCATAAACTCCAAAACGACCAGCAGACACTCATGGGAATGGTCCAGACAGCTGCAG TTTCGGCACATCTGTGCTCAGGAGAACACGGCCATGGAAACCGGCCATGCTGCAAACCCGAAGTGTTGCGGCCACTCCAAGAAACGCCTCTGCTGTTTCACGCCCAGCACGCAGACCAGCTGCCAGACGAAGTGGAAAAGAAACTTG AGTCAAGTGTGTGGAGTCTTGAACAAAGTGATGCACAGACAAGTTCTAGGCAAGACGACGACAACGATGAAGATCCTAGTGAAAAATCACACCAGTCTATCACTGAGGACCAAAGTTTTAACGCAAAAGGACCAGTGGCACAGGACAG GCCAATCACATCAGGCGACAGTGGGAAGACATTTGAAGAGATCCTGGAGGAGCAACTCAAGCTGGAGAATGAGAGGTTAAGCAAG AGTGCTCCCGCTGTGCCAGTGAAGGTGAAGAGGCCGTTTCTGAAGCGAGGGGAAGGGTTGTCCAGGTTCACCAGAGGCAAAGCCCCAgcacctgccacacacacaactcattCAAGCACCAAACCCACTCCATGCCTtgaccctccaccccctcaggGCCGTGTCGTTAGATTCCACCAGAGCTCCGAGCCAAAGAGGCTTCCTCCCAAATCTTCAAACTCAACTAATGTAGTGATCCAGCGTAAGACAGCTGTGATGAACAAGGAGAACCTCCCACAGAACAAGATTTCAGTAACGGCAGCCAAAGGTCTAGCTAAAGCTCACGTTCTTGGGGCCAACCGGGGATGTATGAGCAAGAGCGTTGTGAAGTCTGACCCTCAGCAGATCACCACCTGTGCCACCATGGTTGACATCACTAAAGGAAAGCCATCTGAACAAATTCGGGACACGCGCGCTCCAAGAATGTGTGCGGCGGAGAACTCCTTCGAGGTGTGGCTCACAGAACGCGGCGAGCGCTGGGATCGGGACCATCGGCGCGAGCGTGCGGAGCTCGGCGAGTTCGAGTTGCTGGAGAAGGTGGCAGACGAGTTCTCCTTCTCTAGCAACTCCTCCTTCATCAACAACCTCCTGTGCGGAGATCATAGGCGCCTCTCCTCCACACCGGTTAAGCCCCCGCTGCAGCCAACATTACGAGGCCGCTGTCACAGCGATGCAGCTAGCCCGGTGCAGCCGAGGGCTGGGAAGGTTGATGGTCCCGCAGCCCCTCCTGTAGGTGCGGTGGAGGAGATGATGAAGCCTGCCGGGGTGACAAGCGAGTGCTCTGAAGACGAGGAGGACAAGATGTGGGAAGAGTCAAACACTCCATCGCGGAGCAGCACAGAGTCCCAGCGTCCTGTTACTGGACCAAATCAACCTTTCAACCACTGCTTCCAAGTGTTTGCGCCTCCTTATGATAAACACTCTTACCAGGACAGAGAGGGAGCTAGCAATTCAGAGGTAGAAGAGGAAAACGAAGATCATACACTAGTGGGTATCGGAGGTCAGGTGGAGTTTGACGATGACGACACTTGGAACGAGCCTGACGATTTAACCTGCAGTTCTTCTAAGATGGACAGTCAGCCTGACCGGGCCCTGAAGAGGAAGGTTGTAGGATCAAAGGAGATGGATTCTGACGGCCCAGTGGCCCATGGGCCAGAAGATCCACCTTCATGCCAGTTGGTAGCTAAGCTGTTCCCAGCTCTGAAGCCCAAACCCTGCTCTCGTCCCCTCGTGCAAGATGCAGAGGACATTAACGGCGAAGGAGGAGCAG GACGGTCAAGGTTACTCCGTGAGCGGTTAGTGGAGCTTGAGACCGAGATCGAACGCTTCCGGAGAGAAAATGCAGCCTTGATCCGCCTCAGACAGGAAAACCAGGATGTCAGAGAAAGCTTGCG GAAGGAGAGAGTCGAGTTCCAGCAGAAGATGGCGGATGAGACTGCCAAATGGGAGGAGTTCAAGCGTGAGGAAGGCCGTAAGCTGCAGCGGGACAGGAAGCTGTTTGAGAAGCACGCCGCAGCCGTCAGGGCCAGGCCTGATAAACAAGAGCGAGATGAGATACAG ACGCTGAAGCAGCAGCTCAATGCTGCACAGGACGATTTACGAAAACGAGAGGCTCGGTGGACCAGCAACCACAGCCGCCTCAGGCAGCAGCTGGACGCCCTCAGCACAGAGAACGCTGCTCTCAGAGACCAGGTGCGCACGCTTGAGAAACTTCGCCTCAGTGCTTGGAAAACTGCAGAGGGTGAACGGGAAAAAGAGAAGGAACGGGGCCGGTCCAACGTACACGGCAGTACCGGAGCCCCTAGGACAAAATCCAAG AGTCCCTCTTGCAGTGTCACGAGCACCCTGCCTCAGAGCAAGACCAGGAGGCAAAGTCCAGACATTCCAT CTGCTTCTGTCTCGAGCATCCAGCAAAAGGAGCGATGCCCACCTGCCACTCCAGACCAAATGACTGAACAACTGATTGGTCCTGAGAGAAGATGCCAGGATTCCCAGCCAATCAAAAACTCCACCCACTTCTCA GAATTGTCCAGTGTAGGAGTTGCAGAACAGTCAGAGATGGAGCAGGAAgagatctcacacacagacgGCAAG ATTGAGAAGGTCCTTCCTGATGGAGGGCGACTTATCGTTTTCCCCAACGGCACACGCAAAGAGCTGTCTGCTGACGGACTGTCCGTCAAAGTCACTTTTTTCAATGGAGATATCAAACACGTTATGCCAGATCAAAGAGTG ATTTATTACTATGCAGGGGCgcagaccacacacaccacatacccaGATGGTATGGAAGTGCTTCAGTTCCCAAACAACCAAATAG AAAAACACTTCCCCGATGGCCGTAAGGAAATCACATTCCCAGATCAGACCGTTAAGACTCTCTACCCTGATGGCAGGGAGGAGAGTGTCCTCACAGATGGCACAATAATACAGCAAAACCC CGACGGTAGCAAGGAGATCCAGTTCAACACGGGCCAACGCGAGCTGCACACCGCAGACTTTAAAAGACGTCAATATCCCGACGGCACCGTTAAAACCGTCTACGCCGACGGGCGGCAGGAGACGTGCTACCCCGGTGGGCGCGTGCGGCTCAAAGACCAACAAGGACACGTCGTCATGGACACGAAGGCCTGA